Proteins from a genomic interval of Oncorhynchus nerka isolate Pitt River linkage group LG13, Oner_Uvic_2.0, whole genome shotgun sequence:
- the LOC115139225 gene encoding tribbles homolog 2-like isoform X2, producing the protein MHSFVRTCKKLREDEAARLFRQIASAVAHCHDNGVVLRDLKLRKFVFRNEDRSLVKLESLEDTYILEGNDDSLSEKHGCPAYVSPEILNASGSYSGKAADVWSLGVMLYTILVGRYPFHDVEPSSLFSKIRRGHFSIPENLTPKAKCLIRSILRREPAERLTSREILEHPWFLSSGAAGVAMVQGRGEQEQTVPEVNMEEELDQFFS; encoded by the exons ATGCACTCCTTCGTCCGCACCTGCAAGAAGCTGCGTGAGGACGAGGCCGCCAGACTCTTCCGTCAGATAGCCTCAGCAGTGGCACATTGCCATGACAACGGCGTGGTCCTCCGGGACCTCAAGCTGAGGAAGTTTGTCTTCAGGAACGAGGACAG GAGCCTTGTGAAGCTGGAGAGCCTAGAAGACACCTACATCCTGGAGGGCAATGATGACTCTCTGTCAGAAAAACATGGCTGCCCTGCCTACGTCAGCCCCGAGATCCTCAACGCCAGCGGCAGCTACTCAGGCAAGGCGGCCGACGTCTGGTCCCTGGGCGTCATGCTCTACACCATCCTGGTGGGCCGCTACCCCTTCCACGACGTAGAACCCAGCTCCCTGTTCAGTAAGATCCGCCGGGGCCACTTCAGCATCCCAGAGAACCTGACGCCCAAGGCCAAGTGTCTGATCCGGAGTATCCTCCGCCGGGAGCCCGCAGAGCGCCTCACGTCCCGGGAGATCCTGGAGCACCCCTGGTTCTTATCCTCCGGGGCAGCAGGTGTTGctatggtccaggggagaggggagcaggaGCAGACTGTGCCCGAGGTGAACATGGAGGAGGAGCTGGATCAGTTCTTCAGCTga
- the LOC115139225 gene encoding tribbles homolog 2-like isoform X1, which produces MNIQISNPINISRYGRSRHKATDFEELGLSCLRTTEYSQSFSPNLGSPSPPETPDSSHCISCIGNYLLLEPLEGDHVFRAAHLHTGEELVCKVFEIGIYQESLAAYFSLGRHEHINQVVEVLLGEKRAYVFFERSHGDMHSFVRTCKKLREDEAARLFRQIASAVAHCHDNGVVLRDLKLRKFVFRNEDRSLVKLESLEDTYILEGNDDSLSEKHGCPAYVSPEILNASGSYSGKAADVWSLGVMLYTILVGRYPFHDVEPSSLFSKIRRGHFSIPENLTPKAKCLIRSILRREPAERLTSREILEHPWFLSSGAAGVAMVQGRGEQEQTVPEVNMEEELDQFFS; this is translated from the exons ATGAACATACAAATATCTAATCCCATTAACATCTCGCGTTATGGGAGATCACGGCACAAAGCGACCGATTTTGAGGAGTTAGGCCTATCTTGTTTGAGGACTACAGAATACAGCCAGAGTTTCAGCCCTAACCTAGGATCCCCTAGCCCCCCCGAAACACCAGATTCATCCCACTGTATCTCCTGCATCGGTAACTACCTACTCCTCGAGCCCTTGGAGGGGGATCACGTTTTCAGGGCCGCCCACCTGCACACCGGGGAAGAGCTCGTATGTAAG GTGTTTGAGATAGGCATTTACCAGGAGTCCCTGGCGGCCTACTTCTCCCTGGGCAGACATGAGCACATCAACCAGGTGGTGGAGGTCCTGCTGGGGGAGAAGCGGGCCTACGTCTTCTTCGAGAGGAGCCACGGAGACATGCACTCCTTCGTCCGCACCTGCAAGAAGCTGCGTGAGGACGAGGCCGCCAGACTCTTCCGTCAGATAGCCTCAGCAGTGGCACATTGCCATGACAACGGCGTGGTCCTCCGGGACCTCAAGCTGAGGAAGTTTGTCTTCAGGAACGAGGACAG GAGCCTTGTGAAGCTGGAGAGCCTAGAAGACACCTACATCCTGGAGGGCAATGATGACTCTCTGTCAGAAAAACATGGCTGCCCTGCCTACGTCAGCCCCGAGATCCTCAACGCCAGCGGCAGCTACTCAGGCAAGGCGGCCGACGTCTGGTCCCTGGGCGTCATGCTCTACACCATCCTGGTGGGCCGCTACCCCTTCCACGACGTAGAACCCAGCTCCCTGTTCAGTAAGATCCGCCGGGGCCACTTCAGCATCCCAGAGAACCTGACGCCCAAGGCCAAGTGTCTGATCCGGAGTATCCTCCGCCGGGAGCCCGCAGAGCGCCTCACGTCCCGGGAGATCCTGGAGCACCCCTGGTTCTTATCCTCCGGGGCAGCAGGTGTTGctatggtccaggggagaggggagcaggaGCAGACTGTGCCCGAGGTGAACATGGAGGAGGAGCTGGATCAGTTCTTCAGCTga